The Streptomyces sp. RKAG293 genome includes a region encoding these proteins:
- a CDS encoding DUF742 domain-containing protein, with the protein MTSEKDRWYDDAAGPVVRPYAMTRGRTSHAAEGRLDLIALVMTEPDGEDGAAEGDHTLSPEHLDIVDRCQLMATSVAELAADLDLPVGVVRVLVGDLLDAELVHVSMPVPPAELVDESILREVINGLRAL; encoded by the coding sequence ATGACTTCAGAAAAGGACCGATGGTACGACGACGCCGCCGGCCCGGTGGTGCGTCCGTACGCGATGACACGCGGCCGCACCAGCCACGCCGCCGAAGGCCGGCTCGACCTCATCGCCCTGGTGATGACCGAGCCGGACGGCGAGGACGGCGCGGCCGAGGGCGACCACACCCTGTCGCCCGAGCACCTCGACATCGTCGACCGCTGTCAGCTGATGGCGACCTCGGTCGCCGAGCTGGCGGCCGACCTCGATCTGCCGGTGGGCGTGGTGCGCGTGCTCGTCGGCGACCTGCTGGACGCGGAACTCGTCCACGTCAGCATGCCTGTTCCGCCGGCTGAACTGGTGGACGAGAGCATTCTTCGAGAGGTGATCAATGGGCTTCGGGCGCTCTGA
- a CDS encoding biotin-dependent carboxyltransferase family protein — MTRGSVRVVRAGALTTVQDLGRPGHAHLGVPRSGALDPPAHRRANRLVGNPDGAATLETTVNGCAVRTDRPVVAAVTGAPCAVRIDGRPAPWGAAVLVPAGAVLELGAAEGGLRCYLALAGGVDVGPVLGSRSADLLSGLGPPPLSEHDTLPLGAPGGRSRDADTIPWPAPPAELVLPLVLGPRDDWFAEDAPRLLAAGAYTVSAASNRIGLRTEGPALRRAFDGELPSEGMVLGAVQVPPDGRPVVFLADHPTTGGYPVIGVVPEPRLAAAAQAVPGTPVRFLPVRGRGFGRG, encoded by the coding sequence ATGACGCGGGGGTCGGTGCGGGTGGTGCGGGCCGGTGCGCTGACGACCGTGCAGGACCTCGGGCGGCCGGGCCACGCTCACCTCGGTGTGCCGCGTTCCGGGGCGCTCGACCCGCCCGCGCACCGCCGGGCCAACCGGCTGGTCGGCAACCCGGACGGGGCCGCGACCCTGGAGACCACCGTCAACGGCTGCGCGGTGCGGACGGACCGCCCCGTCGTCGCGGCCGTCACCGGTGCGCCCTGCGCGGTCCGGATCGACGGCCGCCCCGCCCCCTGGGGCGCCGCGGTCCTGGTGCCGGCCGGCGCCGTCCTGGAACTCGGCGCCGCCGAGGGCGGGCTGCGCTGCTATCTGGCGCTCGCGGGCGGCGTCGACGTCGGGCCGGTGCTCGGCAGCCGCTCCGCCGACCTGCTCTCGGGGCTCGGCCCGCCGCCGCTGTCGGAGCACGACACGCTCCCGCTGGGCGCGCCCGGCGGCCGGTCCCGTGACGCCGACACGATCCCGTGGCCCGCCCCGCCGGCCGAACTCGTCCTGCCCCTCGTGCTCGGGCCGCGCGACGACTGGTTCGCCGAGGACGCGCCACGGCTGCTGGCGGCCGGCGCGTACACCGTCTCCGCCGCCTCCAACCGCATCGGGCTGCGCACCGAAGGCCCGGCGCTGCGGCGGGCGTTCGACGGCGAGCTGCCCAGCGAGGGGATGGTGCTGGGCGCCGTCCAGGTGCCGCCCGACGGCCGCCCCGTCGTCTTCCTGGCCGACCACCCCACCACCGGCGGCTATCCCGTCATCGGCGTCGTGCCGGAGCCGCGGCTCGCCGCGGCGGCGCAGGCCGTCCCCGGCACGCCCGTACGGTTCCTCCCGGTGCGCGGGCGCGGGTTCGGGCGCGGCTAA
- a CDS encoding MIP/aquaporin family protein — translation MHSNGDVFLGEIIGTAILILFGAGVCAAVTLKHSKARASGWIVIAFGWGFGVLAGAYTAGPLSGGHLNPAVTLGIAIDTGQWDQAPYYLAGQLIGAMAGAALAWLAYYGQFAANTGQDEEPLGTLGIFSTVPEIRVPWQNLVTEVIATMGLVLPVLAIPGNKGLGESGTTTLIVALLVVGIGLSLGGPTGYAINPARDLGPRIVHALLPIPNKGTSDWGYAWVPVAGPLIGGALSGALYNAAF, via the coding sequence ATGCATTCCAACGGAGACGTCTTCCTGGGCGAGATCATCGGTACCGCGATCCTCATCCTGTTCGGCGCCGGGGTCTGCGCGGCGGTCACCCTCAAGCACTCCAAGGCGAGAGCCTCCGGCTGGATCGTCATCGCCTTCGGCTGGGGCTTCGGGGTCCTCGCCGGGGCGTACACCGCCGGTCCGCTGTCCGGCGGCCATCTCAACCCGGCCGTCACCCTCGGCATCGCCATCGACACCGGCCAGTGGGACCAGGCCCCGTACTACCTCGCCGGACAGCTGATCGGCGCGATGGCCGGCGCGGCCCTGGCCTGGCTGGCCTACTACGGCCAGTTCGCCGCCAACACCGGCCAGGACGAGGAACCGCTGGGCACCCTGGGGATCTTCTCGACCGTCCCCGAGATCCGCGTCCCCTGGCAGAACCTCGTCACCGAGGTGATCGCCACCATGGGACTCGTGCTGCCGGTGCTCGCCATCCCCGGCAACAAGGGCCTGGGCGAATCCGGCACCACCACGCTGATCGTCGCCCTGCTGGTCGTCGGGATCGGGCTCTCGCTCGGCGGACCCACCGGATACGCCATCAACCCGGCCCGCGACCTGGGCCCGCGCATCGTCCACGCACTGCTGCCCATCCCCAACAAGGGCACGTCCGACTGGGGTTACGCCTGGGTGCCGGTCGCCGGTCCGCTGATCGGCGGCGCGCTCTCGGGGGCCCTCTACAACGCCGCGTTCTAA
- a CDS encoding allophanate hydrolase subunit 1 — MRTLPVGERALLVELDADGEVGAFHAELLRRRAAGTLPKVREIVPAARTVLLDGLDDPRALAVELATWTVPPLTAEAGAETEIRVRYDGPDLVEVAGLWGVRPEEVPEIIGGLVFRVAFCGFAPGFGYLTGLPEHRHLPRRATPRTSVPAGSLALAGPYAGVYPRSSPGGWQLIGTTDAVLWDPRREPAALLAPGTQVHFTRDAS; from the coding sequence GTGAGGACGCTCCCGGTGGGGGAACGGGCGCTGCTGGTGGAGCTGGACGCGGACGGCGAGGTCGGCGCGTTCCACGCCGAGCTGCTGCGGCGGCGGGCGGCCGGGACGCTGCCGAAGGTGCGCGAGATCGTGCCCGCGGCCCGCACGGTCCTGCTCGACGGCCTGGACGACCCGCGCGCGCTCGCCGTGGAACTGGCCACGTGGACCGTCCCGCCGCTCACGGCGGAGGCGGGGGCGGAGACGGAGATCCGGGTGCGGTACGACGGGCCCGATCTGGTGGAGGTCGCCGGGCTGTGGGGGGTGCGGCCCGAGGAGGTCCCGGAGATCATCGGCGGCCTCGTCTTCCGGGTGGCGTTCTGCGGCTTCGCTCCCGGTTTCGGGTACTTGACAGGGCTCCCCGAGCACCGGCACCTACCGCGCCGGGCCACCCCCCGCACTTCGGTTCCCGCCGGTTCGCTGGCACTGGCCGGGCCGTACGCGGGCGTCTACCCCCGTTCCTCCCCCGGCGGCTGGCAGCTGATCGGCACCACCGACGCCGTCCTGTGGGACCCGCGGCGCGAGCCGGCGGCACTGCTGGCCCCCGGCACTCAGGTGCATTTCACCCGGGACGCGTCATGA
- a CDS encoding nitrate- and nitrite sensing domain-containing protein: protein MRFRGTTIRRKIVALLLIPLVSLTAIWAFAATLTGREVWGLLDIEHIVNDVGYPTEDAVQALQQERRAAILYLADPRRSDFKAGLAKQEQATDKMLARLRSNAFDSGVRDDLSGDAKLRLDAVTQGFEDLPALRAKVDGQTITRNDAFGAYNTMVDPCYDFLDSLNPLNNVEIDKQGRALIAVTRARDAISREDALMAATISAGRMSPEELRSFTFAVAEQRAYYDDNLKLLPEDERTLYDEYWRGANGKALRTAEDSVIAAGAAAAPRAADRASWLGTATTALGDLDRIGVQAGDLHKKRAEPYALKLLIMAAVAGGLGLIAVFASLFVSVRIGRSLIRDLSGLRKEAQEVSGTRLPRVMRRLAAGEKVDVETEVPRLEYTDDEVGQVGKALNTLQRAAVEAAVRQSDMRRGVSDVFVNLARRSQVLLHRQLTLLDAMERRTEDTEELADLFRLDHMTTRMRRHAEGLVILSGAAPSRQWRKPIQLMDVVRAAVAEVEDYERIEVRRLPRLAVAGSAVADVTHLVAELIENAAVFSPPHTAVRVHGEHVANGFVLEIDDRGLGLTPDALLEANLRLAETPEFELSDTDRLGLFVVSRLAQRHGVRVSLRLSPYGGTTAVVLIPATLLTDAGEDTGATRLGGILGAEEIDMDSTGTELSFRQWGLETAGSENGREHAQVPDTAPDPAGPGSGGAGGDPLPLPRRRRTAPVLVSDRGRPVAPPTVPAARSAEPSGPSGPTAALLPKRVRQANLAPQLRVESASQDTGTAARPGAGAPRERTADEVRDRMAALQRGWQRGREHDIAEDSVGPHGPGDEHTAPRTTPEGNGR from the coding sequence ATGCGCTTTCGCGGTACGACGATCCGCCGGAAGATCGTGGCGCTGCTGCTGATTCCGCTGGTGTCGCTCACAGCCATCTGGGCATTCGCCGCCACGCTCACCGGCCGCGAGGTCTGGGGTCTGCTGGACATCGAGCACATCGTCAACGACGTCGGCTACCCGACCGAGGACGCGGTCCAGGCCCTGCAGCAGGAGCGGCGCGCCGCCATCCTGTATCTGGCCGACCCCCGCCGGTCGGACTTCAAGGCCGGGCTGGCCAAGCAGGAACAGGCCACCGACAAGATGCTCGCCCGGTTGCGCTCCAACGCGTTCGACTCGGGCGTCAGGGACGACCTCAGCGGCGACGCCAAGCTCCGACTGGACGCCGTGACACAGGGGTTCGAGGACCTGCCCGCGCTGCGCGCCAAGGTCGACGGCCAGACCATCACCCGTAACGACGCCTTCGGCGCCTACAACACGATGGTCGACCCCTGCTACGACTTCCTCGACTCGCTCAACCCGCTGAACAACGTCGAGATCGACAAGCAGGGCCGCGCCCTCATCGCGGTCACCCGGGCCCGCGACGCGATCAGCCGCGAGGACGCGCTGATGGCCGCGACCATCAGCGCCGGCCGGATGAGCCCGGAGGAGCTGCGCTCCTTCACCTTCGCCGTCGCCGAGCAGCGGGCCTACTACGACGACAACCTCAAGCTCCTTCCCGAGGACGAGCGGACGCTCTACGACGAGTACTGGCGGGGCGCCAACGGCAAGGCGCTGCGCACCGCGGAGGACTCCGTGATCGCCGCGGGCGCCGCCGCCGCGCCGCGGGCCGCCGACCGGGCCTCCTGGCTCGGCACCGCGACCACCGCGCTGGGCGACCTCGACCGGATCGGCGTCCAGGCGGGCGACCTGCACAAGAAGCGCGCCGAGCCCTACGCCCTCAAGCTGCTGATCATGGCGGCCGTCGCGGGCGGCCTCGGCCTGATCGCCGTCTTCGCCTCGCTCTTCGTCTCGGTACGCATCGGCCGCAGCCTGATCCGCGACCTGTCCGGGCTGCGCAAGGAGGCCCAGGAAGTCTCCGGCACCCGGCTGCCGCGCGTCATGCGGCGGCTCGCCGCAGGCGAGAAGGTCGACGTCGAGACCGAGGTGCCGCGGCTGGAGTACACCGACGACGAGGTCGGGCAGGTGGGCAAGGCCCTCAACACCCTGCAGCGCGCCGCCGTCGAGGCGGCCGTCCGCCAGTCCGACATGCGGCGCGGCGTCTCCGACGTCTTCGTCAACCTCGCCCGCCGCAGCCAGGTCCTGCTGCACCGCCAGCTCACCCTGCTGGACGCCATGGAGCGGCGCACCGAGGACACCGAGGAACTCGCCGACCTCTTCCGGCTCGACCACATGACCACCCGTATGCGGCGGCACGCCGAAGGCCTGGTGATCCTCTCCGGCGCCGCGCCCTCCCGGCAGTGGCGCAAGCCCATCCAGCTCATGGACGTGGTGCGCGCGGCGGTCGCCGAGGTCGAGGACTACGAGCGCATCGAGGTCCGCAGGCTGCCCAGGCTGGCGGTGGCCGGCTCGGCCGTCGCCGACGTGACGCACCTGGTCGCCGAACTCATCGAGAACGCCGCCGTGTTCTCCCCGCCGCACACCGCGGTCCGGGTGCACGGCGAGCACGTCGCCAACGGCTTCGTCCTGGAGATCGACGACCGCGGCCTCGGCCTCACCCCGGACGCGCTGCTGGAAGCGAACCTGCGGCTCGCCGAGACCCCCGAGTTCGAACTGTCCGACACCGACCGCCTCGGCCTCTTCGTCGTCAGCCGGCTCGCGCAGCGGCACGGCGTACGTGTCTCCCTGCGCCTGTCGCCGTACGGGGGCACCACAGCGGTCGTCCTCATCCCGGCCACGCTGCTCACCGATGCCGGTGAGGACACCGGAGCGACCCGCCTCGGCGGGATCCTCGGGGCGGAGGAGATCGACATGGATTCGACCGGAACCGAACTCTCCTTCCGGCAGTGGGGACTCGAGACCGCCGGGAGCGAGAACGGCAGGGAGCACGCCCAGGTGCCGGACACGGCCCCGGACCCCGCCGGCCCCGGTTCCGGCGGCGCCGGCGGCGACCCGCTGCCGTTGCCGCGCCGCCGCCGTACCGCCCCGGTCCTGGTCTCGGACCGCGGCCGGCCGGTCGCGCCGCCGACCGTCCCCGCGGCCCGCTCCGCGGAGCCGTCCGGCCCGTCGGGACCGACGGCGGCCCTGCTGCCGAAGCGCGTCCGGCAGGCCAACCTCGCCCCGCAGCTACGCGTCGAATCCGCGTCGCAGGACACCGGGACCGCGGCGCGGCCCGGCGCCGGGGCACCGCGCGAACGCACCGCCGACGAGGTGCGGGACCGGATGGCCGCGCTGCAGCGCGGCTGGCAGCGCGGGCGCGAACACGACATCGCAGAAGACAGCGTCGGCCCGCACGGCCCGGGCGACGAACACACAGCACCGAGAACGACTCCTGAGGGGAACGGTCGATGA
- a CDS encoding roadblock/LC7 domain-containing protein, which yields MTAPSSPTRELSWLLDDLVTRVASIRKALVLSGDGLAIGASDGLTREDSEHLAAVASGFHSLAKGVGRHFDAGGVRQTMVELDEAFLFVTAAGDGSCLAVLTDADSDVGQVAYEMALLVKRVGAHLGTAPRTDSGAALSG from the coding sequence ATGACCGCACCATCGAGCCCGACACGCGAGCTGAGCTGGCTCCTTGACGACCTGGTCACCCGCGTGGCCAGCATCCGCAAGGCCCTGGTGCTCTCCGGCGACGGCCTGGCGATCGGCGCTTCGGACGGACTGACCCGCGAGGACTCGGAACACCTCGCCGCCGTCGCCTCCGGCTTCCACAGCCTGGCCAAGGGCGTCGGCCGGCACTTCGACGCGGGCGGGGTCCGGCAGACCATGGTGGAACTGGACGAAGCCTTCCTGTTCGTGACCGCGGCCGGCGACGGCAGCTGTCTCGCCGTCCTGACCGACGCCGACTCCGACGTCGGGCAGGTGGCGTACGAGATGGCGCTGCTCGTCAAGCGGGTCGGCGCCCACCTGGGCACCGCGCCCCGCACCGACAGCGGCGCGGCGCTCAGCGGCTGA
- a CDS encoding lipid-transfer protein — MTDDVAVLGAGMHPWGKWGRSFTEYGVAAARAALADAGLAWTDIQLVVGADTVRGGYPGYVAGATFAQALGWQGARVTSVYAACASGAQAVNAARAQILAGMADVALVIGADAAPKGFFAPAGGNRPDDPDWLRFRVLGATNPTYFGLYARRRMALHGDTLEDFAQVKVKNSAAGAANPNARYRKAVSAGEVAASAVVADPLRLLDICATSDGAAAVVLSSMEFARRHTTDPVRIRAVSTVTPSYPKTVLDLPDFATDSAAAVEPPALGLRASIAAAAYEEAGIGPSELDLAEVYDLSTALELQWYEDLALCAPGEGAKLLRDGATALGGRIPVNTSGGLASFGEAVPAQAIAQVCELTWQLRGLAGDRQVPGARVGITANQGLFGHGSSVVAVR; from the coding sequence ATGACGGACGACGTGGCAGTGCTCGGCGCGGGCATGCACCCATGGGGCAAGTGGGGCCGGTCCTTCACCGAGTACGGCGTCGCCGCCGCCCGCGCGGCCCTCGCCGACGCCGGGCTGGCCTGGACCGACATCCAGCTCGTGGTCGGCGCGGACACCGTGCGCGGCGGCTACCCCGGCTATGTCGCCGGTGCCACCTTCGCCCAGGCGCTGGGCTGGCAGGGCGCCCGCGTCACCAGCGTGTACGCCGCCTGCGCGTCGGGCGCGCAGGCCGTCAACGCCGCGCGCGCCCAGATCCTGGCCGGGATGGCGGACGTCGCCCTGGTGATCGGCGCGGACGCCGCACCCAAGGGCTTCTTCGCCCCCGCCGGCGGCAACCGCCCCGACGACCCGGACTGGCTGCGCTTCCGTGTGCTGGGGGCCACCAACCCCACGTACTTCGGCCTCTACGCGCGCCGCCGCATGGCCCTGCACGGCGACACCCTGGAGGACTTCGCGCAGGTCAAGGTGAAGAACTCGGCAGCGGGCGCCGCCAACCCCAACGCCCGCTACCGCAAGGCCGTCTCGGCCGGCGAGGTGGCCGCCTCCGCGGTCGTCGCGGATCCACTGCGGCTGCTCGACATCTGTGCGACCTCCGACGGGGCCGCCGCGGTCGTGCTCTCCAGCATGGAGTTCGCCCGGCGGCACACCACGGATCCGGTGCGGATCCGCGCGGTCTCCACCGTCACCCCGTCCTATCCCAAGACCGTGCTGGACCTGCCGGACTTCGCCACCGACTCGGCGGCCGCGGTGGAGCCGCCCGCCCTGGGGCTGCGGGCGTCCATCGCGGCGGCCGCGTACGAGGAGGCGGGGATCGGCCCGTCGGAACTGGACCTGGCCGAGGTCTACGACCTGTCCACCGCCCTGGAACTCCAGTGGTACGAGGACCTGGCGCTGTGCGCGCCCGGTGAGGGCGCCAAACTGCTGCGGGACGGGGCGACCGCGCTCGGCGGCCGCATCCCGGTCAACACCAGTGGCGGACTGGCCTCGTTCGGCGAGGCGGTACCGGCTCAGGCCATCGCCCAGGTCTGCGAGCTGACCTGGCAGCTGCGCGGCCTGGCCGGGGACCGGCAGGTGCCGGGCGCCCGGGTCGGGATCACCGCCAACCAGGGATTGTTCGGCCACGGCTCCTCGGTGGTGGCCGTGCGGTGA
- a CDS encoding ATP/GTP-binding protein, translating into MGFGRSDRRRRSAPDPVALKLLVAGGFGVGKTTLVGAVSEIRPLRTEEPLSEAGRPVDDIHGVEAKSTTTVAMDFGRITLREDLVLYLFGTPGQDRFWFLWDELAQGALGAVVLADTRRLEDCFAAVDYFERRGIPFTVAVNVFDGATQHATETVRDALDLDPHVPVVMCDARDRASAKEVLITVVEHAAKVAADRREPAAT; encoded by the coding sequence ATGGGCTTCGGGCGCTCTGACCGACGCCGCAGGTCCGCCCCCGATCCGGTAGCGCTCAAGCTGCTGGTCGCGGGCGGTTTCGGGGTCGGCAAAACGACGTTGGTGGGTGCGGTCAGCGAGATCAGGCCGCTGCGCACCGAGGAACCGCTCAGCGAGGCCGGCCGGCCGGTCGACGACATCCACGGTGTCGAGGCCAAGAGCACGACCACCGTCGCCATGGACTTCGGGCGGATCACGCTCCGCGAGGACCTGGTGCTGTACCTGTTCGGCACGCCGGGACAGGACCGCTTCTGGTTCCTGTGGGACGAGCTGGCGCAGGGCGCGCTGGGCGCGGTCGTGCTGGCCGACACCCGCCGCCTGGAGGACTGCTTCGCCGCCGTCGACTACTTCGAACGGCGCGGCATCCCCTTCACGGTGGCCGTGAACGTCTTCGACGGCGCGACCCAGCACGCGACGGAGACGGTCCGCGACGCGCTGGACCTCGACCCGCACGTACCGGTCGTGATGTGCGACGCGCGGGACCGGGCCTCCGCCAAGGAGGTGCTGATCACCGTGGTCGAGCATGCCGCGAAGGTGGCGGCGGACCGCCGGGAGCCCGCCGCCACCTGA
- a CDS encoding Zn-ribbon domain-containing OB-fold protein produces the protein MARARKPVVAGWFTEAGPHTDDGPAAEDTGAGFRLIGTRCQDCGSVFFPREDTFCRNPACSGTTLEETPLSRRGRVWSYTDGRYRPPAPYVSDPAREWEPYVLVAVELAAERMVVLGQAAPGTALADLAVGMEVELVPGVLNEDDETTWTTWHWQPLGGNR, from the coding sequence GTGGCGCGAGCGCGCAAACCTGTGGTGGCCGGCTGGTTCACGGAGGCCGGACCGCACACGGACGACGGACCGGCCGCCGAGGACACCGGCGCCGGCTTCCGGCTGATCGGCACCCGCTGCCAGGACTGCGGCTCGGTGTTCTTCCCCCGGGAGGACACCTTCTGCCGCAACCCGGCCTGCTCCGGCACCACGCTGGAGGAGACCCCGCTGTCCCGTCGCGGCCGCGTCTGGTCGTACACCGACGGGCGCTACCGGCCGCCCGCGCCCTATGTCTCCGACCCCGCCCGCGAGTGGGAGCCGTACGTCCTGGTCGCCGTCGAACTCGCCGCGGAGCGCATGGTGGTGCTCGGCCAGGCCGCCCCGGGCACCGCCCTGGCGGACCTCGCCGTCGGCATGGAGGTCGAACTCGTCCCCGGCGTGCTCAACGAGGACGACGAGACGACCTGGACCACCTGGCACTGGCAGCCCCTGGGAGGCAACCGATGA
- the glpK gene encoding glycerol kinase GlpK — MSDESVTYVAAIDQGTTSSRCIVFDTDGSIVAVDQREHRQIFPRPGWVEHDATEIWSKVQAVVAGALAKAGLRADQLSALGITNQRETTVLWDRATGRPVHNAIVWQDTRTAALCDELGGQHGQDRFRELTGLPLASYFSGPKAAWLLDSVPGLRRRAENGEIAFGTIDSWLIWNLTGGVNGGVHVTDVTNASRTLLMNLETLQWEPSILSAMNIPEAILPEIRSSSEVYGTAVGQLAGVPVAAALGDQQSAVFGQTCYEPGEAKNTYGTGSFLLLNTGTRPVPSKNGLITTVGYQLGGEPPVYCLEGSIAITGALVQWFRDQLGIIRSADEIEPLAASVADNGGAYIVPAFSGLFAPYWRSDARGVITGLTRYVTKAHLARAVLEATSWQTREVVDAMYQDSGVRITSLRVDGGMTVNNLLMQHQADVLGVPVIRPVVAETTCLGAAYAAGLATGVWPDLDTLKAHWKRDTEWTPGMDEPTREREYRRWKKAVERSFGWQDEDGQDDRP; from the coding sequence ATGAGCGACGAGTCCGTCACGTACGTAGCCGCCATCGACCAGGGCACGACCTCCAGCCGCTGCATCGTCTTCGACACCGACGGCTCCATCGTCGCCGTCGACCAGCGCGAGCACCGTCAGATCTTTCCCCGGCCCGGCTGGGTGGAGCACGACGCCACCGAGATCTGGTCCAAGGTGCAGGCGGTGGTGGCGGGCGCGCTCGCCAAGGCCGGGCTGCGCGCGGACCAGCTCAGCGCGCTGGGCATCACCAACCAGCGGGAGACCACCGTGCTGTGGGACCGGGCCACCGGCCGGCCCGTGCACAACGCGATCGTCTGGCAGGACACCCGCACCGCCGCGCTCTGCGACGAACTCGGCGGCCAGCACGGCCAGGACCGCTTCCGCGAGCTGACCGGCCTGCCGCTGGCCAGCTACTTCTCCGGACCGAAGGCGGCCTGGCTGCTGGACAGCGTGCCGGGCCTGCGGCGGCGCGCCGAGAACGGCGAGATCGCCTTCGGCACCATCGACTCCTGGCTGATCTGGAATCTGACCGGCGGTGTCAACGGCGGCGTCCACGTCACCGACGTCACCAACGCCTCGCGCACCCTGCTGATGAACCTGGAAACGCTGCAGTGGGAGCCGTCGATCCTCAGCGCGATGAACATCCCCGAGGCGATCCTGCCGGAGATACGGTCCTCCTCCGAGGTCTACGGGACCGCCGTCGGGCAGCTGGCCGGGGTGCCGGTGGCCGCCGCGCTCGGCGACCAGCAGTCGGCCGTCTTCGGGCAGACCTGCTACGAACCCGGCGAGGCCAAGAACACCTACGGCACCGGCAGTTTCCTGCTCCTCAACACCGGCACCCGGCCGGTGCCCTCCAAGAACGGCCTGATCACCACCGTGGGCTACCAGCTCGGCGGGGAGCCGCCGGTGTACTGCCTGGAGGGCTCGATCGCGATCACCGGCGCGCTGGTCCAGTGGTTCCGCGACCAGCTCGGCATCATCCGCTCCGCCGACGAGATCGAACCGCTGGCCGCGAGCGTCGCGGACAACGGCGGCGCGTACATCGTGCCCGCCTTCTCCGGCCTGTTCGCCCCGTACTGGCGCTCCGACGCGCGCGGCGTGATCACCGGTCTGACCCGTTACGTCACCAAGGCGCACCTGGCGCGGGCGGTGCTGGAGGCGACCAGCTGGCAGACCCGCGAGGTCGTCGACGCGATGTACCAGGACTCCGGGGTGCGGATCACCTCACTGCGGGTGGACGGCGGCATGACCGTCAACAACCTGCTGATGCAGCACCAGGCGGACGTCCTGGGGGTGCCGGTGATCCGGCCGGTGGTCGCCGAGACGACGTGTCTGGGCGCCGCCTACGCGGCCGGCCTCGCCACCGGGGTCTGGCCGGACCTGGACACGCTCAAGGCGCACTGGAAGCGCGACACGGAGTGGACCCCGGGCATGGACGAGCCGACCCGGGAGCGCGAGTACCGGCGGTGGAAGAAGGCCGTCGAGCGCAGCTTCGGCTGGCAGGACGAGGACGGCCAGGACGACCGGCCCTAG
- a CDS encoding 5-oxoprolinase subunit PxpA, giving the protein MADMVIDLNADLGEGFGRWTLTDDDALLSVVTSANVACGFHAGDPVTMRRVCALAAERGVRIGAQVSYRDLAGFGRRAMDVPPDELAAEVAYQIGALDVFARAAGSRVSYVKPHGALYNRTVGDAAQAAAVVAGVLLAGGPDGGLPVLGLPGSELLAAAGKAGLTAVAEAFADRAYTERGTLVPRGEAGAVLQDADAVVAQALAVARDGQVVAAGGRRIAAGARSLCLHGDTPGAADLARRVRRELQDAGVSLRPFA; this is encoded by the coding sequence ATGGCGGACATGGTCATCGATCTCAACGCGGATCTCGGCGAGGGCTTCGGCCGGTGGACCCTCACCGACGACGACGCGCTGCTCTCCGTCGTCACCAGCGCCAACGTCGCGTGCGGCTTCCATGCGGGCGATCCGGTCACGATGCGGCGGGTCTGCGCGCTCGCCGCCGAGCGCGGCGTACGGATCGGCGCGCAGGTCTCCTACCGGGACCTGGCCGGTTTCGGGCGGCGCGCCATGGACGTGCCGCCGGACGAGCTGGCCGCCGAAGTCGCCTACCAGATCGGCGCCCTGGACGTGTTCGCGCGGGCGGCGGGCTCACGGGTCTCGTACGTCAAGCCGCACGGCGCGCTCTACAACCGGACGGTCGGCGACGCGGCGCAGGCGGCGGCCGTGGTGGCGGGCGTCCTGCTGGCCGGCGGGCCGGACGGCGGGCTGCCGGTGCTGGGGCTGCCCGGCTCCGAGCTGCTGGCCGCGGCGGGGAAGGCCGGTCTGACGGCGGTGGCCGAGGCGTTCGCCGACCGGGCCTACACCGAGCGGGGCACCCTCGTGCCGCGCGGCGAGGCGGGCGCGGTGCTCCAGGACGCCGACGCCGTCGTCGCGCAGGCCCTGGCGGTCGCCCGTGACGGACAGGTCGTCGCGGCCGGCGGCCGGCGGATCGCCGCCGGCGCGCGGTCGCTGTGCCTGCACGGCGACACGCCCGGCGCGGCGGACCTCGCGCGGCGGGTGCGGCGCGAACTCCAGGACGCGGGCGTCTCGTTGCGGCCCTTCGCGTGA